A single genomic interval of Variovorax sp. PMC12 harbors:
- a CDS encoding ATP-binding cassette domain-containing protein: MNNANILLDVQGVSRRFGGLQALGDVSFDVRRGEILALIGPNGAGKSTLLGVVSGSIAADTGTVSFKGERIDGLAAEQVNRRGLVRTFQGAEVLRQMTVLENVMAAGVAHAQSGILSGLLGFGRAAEVGRQLRSTGMEKLQVVALERLANTNAALLTAGQQRLLSIARALATGAELLILDEPAAGLNTLEKRVLADVISRIRAKGTTVVFVEHDLAFVSRLAERMVVLNHGRVIAKGAPEDVRKDPAVVEAYLGNTDLSGARAATGPVWVRPVVLAVDGLRLRYGGLTALDGVDLEVREGEIVALIGANGAGKSTLLNAIAGTETPDGGTLRFEGKDLAPLKKEQRTGAGISLAPEGRALFPALTVHDNLLMGRYARMRLSGLTQLLWPRGTARGEMDAVMEEVLDFFPRLRERLHQQAGTLSGGEQQMLAIGRALMNRPKLLMLDEPSFGLAPQVSREILESLVRLAARGMTVLLVEQNARSALQVADRAYILVNGRIVANGASQELLNRPDITQAYLGWESEPAGAEDDTPMKVAA; this comes from the coding sequence ATGAACAACGCAAACATCCTGCTCGACGTGCAGGGCGTGAGCCGCCGCTTCGGCGGGCTGCAGGCGCTCGGTGACGTGTCCTTCGACGTGCGGCGCGGCGAGATCCTCGCACTCATCGGCCCCAACGGGGCGGGCAAGTCGACGCTGCTGGGCGTGGTGTCGGGCTCGATCGCGGCGGACACGGGCACCGTCAGCTTCAAGGGCGAACGCATCGACGGGCTCGCCGCCGAACAGGTCAACCGGCGTGGGCTGGTGCGCACCTTCCAGGGCGCCGAGGTGCTGCGGCAGATGACGGTGCTGGAGAACGTCATGGCGGCGGGCGTGGCCCATGCGCAGTCGGGCATCCTCTCCGGGCTGCTGGGGTTCGGCCGCGCCGCGGAGGTCGGCCGGCAGCTGCGGTCCACGGGCATGGAGAAGCTGCAGGTCGTGGCCCTGGAGCGCCTTGCGAACACCAATGCCGCGCTGCTCACGGCGGGCCAGCAGCGACTGCTGTCGATCGCCCGTGCGCTGGCGACCGGCGCCGAACTGCTGATCCTCGACGAGCCCGCGGCCGGCCTCAACACGCTGGAGAAGCGCGTGCTGGCCGACGTGATCTCGCGCATCCGTGCCAAGGGCACCACCGTCGTCTTCGTGGAGCACGACCTGGCCTTCGTCAGCCGGCTGGCCGAGCGCATGGTGGTGCTCAACCACGGGCGGGTCATCGCCAAGGGCGCGCCCGAAGACGTGCGCAAGGACCCGGCCGTGGTCGAGGCCTACCTGGGCAACACCGACCTGAGCGGTGCCCGGGCCGCCACCGGCCCCGTATGGGTACGGCCCGTGGTGCTGGCCGTCGACGGGCTGCGCCTGCGCTACGGCGGCCTGACCGCGCTCGACGGCGTGGACCTCGAGGTGCGCGAAGGCGAGATCGTCGCGCTCATCGGCGCGAACGGCGCTGGCAAGTCCACCTTGCTCAATGCCATCGCGGGCACCGAGACGCCCGACGGCGGCACGCTCCGGTTCGAAGGCAAGGACCTGGCGCCGTTGAAGAAGGAACAGCGCACCGGTGCCGGCATCAGCCTGGCCCCTGAAGGGCGCGCGTTGTTCCCGGCGCTTACCGTGCACGACAACCTGTTGATGGGACGCTATGCACGGATGCGGCTGTCGGGTCTCACGCAGTTGCTCTGGCCGCGCGGCACCGCCCGCGGCGAGATGGATGCGGTGATGGAAGAGGTGCTGGATTTCTTTCCGCGCCTGCGCGAGCGCCTGCACCAGCAGGCCGGCACGCTCTCCGGCGGCGAGCAGCAGATGCTGGCCATCGGCCGCGCGTTGATGAACCGGCCCAAGCTGCTGATGCTCGACGAACCCTCGTTCGGCCTGGCGCCGCAGGTCTCGCGCGAGATCCTCGAATCGCTGGTGCGCCTTGCGGCGCGCGGCATGACGGTGCTGCTGGTCGAGCAAAACGCGCGGTCGGCGCTGCAGGTGGCGGACCGCGCCTACATCCTCGTCAACGGCCGCATCGTGGCGAACGGCGCGAGCCAGGAGCTGCTGAACCGCCCCGACATCACGCAGGCCTATCTCGGCTGGGAGTCGGAGCCGGCCGGCGCGGAAGACGACACGCCGATGAAGGTGGCGGCATGA
- a CDS encoding class II aldolase/adducin family protein — MTESVNPFKFQASRVPPPLGATEEARRYVKVRLAAAFRLLGALGLNTGVAGHLSVRDPMLSDHFWVNAFGLPYASMRPEDLTLVRHSGEVVQGGPINAAAFAIHAEIHRARPDVHCVVHGHPPYGTAWAALGRCLLPINQDVCAVSEDHVLHGEGSGLVVGLDEGRRIAQSLGTHKLAILLNHGLLTVGQTVDEAVWWFVLTERSCQIQLLAEAAGVPKVLPADVARGIAEEIGTPVFGWFQCQPLIAPYVAQLQ, encoded by the coding sequence ATGACGGAATCGGTCAACCCTTTCAAATTCCAGGCCAGCCGGGTGCCGCCCCCGCTCGGGGCCACCGAGGAAGCGCGCCGCTACGTCAAGGTGCGGCTCGCCGCTGCCTTCCGGCTGCTGGGCGCCCTGGGGCTCAACACCGGCGTGGCGGGCCATCTGAGCGTTCGCGACCCGATGCTGTCGGACCATTTCTGGGTGAATGCCTTCGGGCTGCCGTATGCATCGATGCGTCCGGAAGACCTGACGCTGGTCCGGCATTCGGGCGAGGTGGTGCAGGGTGGCCCCATCAATGCGGCCGCCTTCGCCATTCACGCGGAGATCCACCGTGCCCGCCCCGATGTGCATTGCGTTGTGCACGGACACCCGCCGTACGGCACGGCCTGGGCCGCGCTCGGCCGTTGCCTTCTGCCGATCAACCAGGACGTGTGCGCCGTATCGGAAGACCACGTGCTGCACGGCGAGGGAAGCGGACTGGTGGTGGGCCTCGACGAAGGCCGTCGCATCGCGCAGAGCCTGGGCACTCACAAGCTGGCCATCCTGCTGAATCACGGGCTGCTCACCGTCGGCCAGACGGTGGACGAGGCCGTGTGGTGGTTCGTCCTGACGGAGCGCAGCTGCCAGATCCAGTTGCTGGCGGAGGCGGCGGGCGTCCCCAAGGTGCTCCCGGCCGACGTGGCACGCGGCATCGCCGAGGAGATCGGGACGCCGGTGTTCGGCTGGTTCCAGTGCCAGCCGCTCATCGCGCCCTACGTGGCGCAGTTGCAATGA
- a CDS encoding LysR family transcriptional regulator, producing the protein MSQEPAQKTTSESSAELRAPDFSLRQLSYFVAVARHQSLQKAADSLHVSAPAVSAAIAHLEEVLGVQLFLRRHARGLVLTDVGSAFAVECRNLLLQSWELGSGRLADTRHVQGQVHLACLFSFAPYVLPPLMRMAAENLPKARLHWNEGHHEYLLEGLQTGAFDLALTYDFEIPSGIECIVIRPAPLQAVLPPGHPFLRRLHVSVRDLATEPLILLDTPRTRNYMLSAFSADGVAPRIAHRVNTMTMLLGLVNNGQGFSLLNFCPPNTHSVELKSSLRAPNLVLAHSHSYRFTRASTSISEMVTTIAEHLAFRAD; encoded by the coding sequence ATGAGCCAAGAACCGGCCCAAAAAACCACCAGCGAAAGCAGCGCGGAGCTGAGAGCGCCCGACTTCTCTCTGCGCCAACTCTCGTACTTCGTTGCCGTCGCCCGGCATCAGTCGCTGCAGAAGGCGGCCGACTCGCTGCACGTCTCGGCACCTGCCGTGTCTGCGGCCATTGCGCATCTCGAAGAGGTGCTCGGCGTGCAGCTCTTCCTGCGCCGGCACGCGCGCGGGCTGGTGCTGACGGATGTCGGCAGCGCCTTCGCCGTCGAATGCCGCAACCTGTTGCTGCAGTCGTGGGAACTGGGCTCCGGCCGCCTGGCCGACACCCGGCACGTCCAGGGGCAGGTGCACCTGGCCTGCCTCTTTTCCTTTGCGCCCTACGTCCTGCCGCCGCTGATGCGAATGGCCGCCGAGAACCTGCCGAAGGCGCGGCTGCACTGGAACGAAGGCCACCACGAATACCTGCTCGAAGGGCTGCAGACCGGCGCCTTCGACCTGGCGCTGACGTACGACTTCGAGATCCCTTCCGGCATCGAATGCATCGTCATCCGGCCGGCACCGCTGCAGGCCGTGCTGCCGCCCGGCCACCCGTTCCTGCGCCGGCTGCATGTGTCGGTGCGCGACCTGGCCACCGAGCCGCTCATCCTGCTGGACACGCCGCGCACCCGCAACTACATGCTCTCGGCCTTCAGTGCGGATGGCGTCGCGCCGCGCATCGCGCACCGCGTGAACACAATGACCATGCTCCTGGGCCTGGTCAACAACGGCCAGGGCTTCTCCCTGCTGAACTTCTGCCCGCCGAACACGCATTCGGTCGAGCTGAAGTCCTCGCTGCGCGCGCCGAACCTGGTGCTCGCGCATTCGCACAGCTACCGGTTCACGCGCGCATCCACATCCATCTCCGAGATGGTGACGACGATTGCAGAGCATTTGGCGTTCCGGGCCGATTGA
- a CDS encoding ABC transporter substrate-binding protein, with protein MKHIVALAAALLTAAVVHAQDIRIGGLLETSGFAASLGKPGLEGAQLAIDQVNAQGGINGRKVQLINVNSESDNTRTVSGVKRLIEQEKVTAIIGPMSSGSAFAIVDTVEKSKIAMVANAATRAVVLPPEQKTFSFLAPLTDAVVQVALLKDLQARGITKIAVLHSDVAFGTSGRDSLVKLAPDYKIEIVNKETFGNADTDITPQLTKIRASDAQAIVVWATGPGLAIATKNHRSLGIKTPLYMAHSANDFNYLRLAGESANGIFVPSTKLYVTASLAPSDPQKAVVSRFVSEYEAKFGQPPATFAGNGYDAAMLIVNAIRKAGTDPVAVRDAIEATKDYAGVTAVYSYGPQDHFGTRPESVVMLTVKAGKFELAGAAK; from the coding sequence ATGAAGCACATCGTCGCGCTCGCCGCCGCCTTGCTCACCGCCGCCGTCGTCCATGCGCAGGACATCAGGATCGGAGGGCTGCTGGAGACCTCCGGCTTCGCCGCTTCCCTCGGCAAGCCCGGGCTGGAAGGCGCGCAGCTCGCCATCGACCAGGTGAACGCCCAGGGCGGCATCAACGGCCGCAAGGTGCAGCTGATCAACGTCAACTCCGAGAGCGACAACACCAGGACGGTGTCCGGCGTCAAACGGCTCATCGAACAGGAAAAGGTGACGGCCATCATCGGCCCGATGAGCAGCGGCTCGGCCTTCGCCATCGTCGACACGGTGGAAAAATCGAAGATCGCCATGGTCGCCAACGCGGCCACGCGCGCCGTGGTGCTGCCGCCGGAACAGAAGACCTTCTCGTTCCTCGCACCGCTCACCGATGCGGTCGTGCAGGTCGCGCTGCTCAAGGACTTGCAGGCACGAGGCATCACGAAGATCGCGGTGCTCCATTCCGACGTGGCCTTCGGCACCAGCGGGCGCGACTCGCTCGTGAAGCTCGCGCCCGACTACAAGATCGAGATCGTCAACAAGGAAACCTTCGGCAACGCGGACACCGACATCACGCCACAGCTCACGAAGATCCGGGCGTCGGACGCGCAGGCCATCGTCGTCTGGGCCACCGGCCCCGGCCTGGCGATCGCGACCAAGAACCATCGCTCGCTGGGCATCAAGACGCCTCTGTACATGGCGCATTCGGCCAACGACTTCAACTACCTGCGGCTCGCCGGCGAGTCGGCCAACGGCATCTTCGTGCCGTCCACCAAGCTCTACGTGACCGCCTCGCTCGCGCCGAGCGACCCGCAGAAGGCCGTCGTCTCGCGCTTCGTGAGCGAGTACGAGGCCAAGTTCGGCCAGCCGCCGGCGACCTTCGCCGGCAACGGGTACGACGCCGCCATGCTGATCGTGAACGCCATCCGCAAGGCCGGCACCGACCCGGTGGCCGTGCGTGACGCCATCGAGGCGACCAAGGACTACGCCGGCGTGACCGCGGTCTACAGCTATGGCCCGCAGGACCACTTCGGCACCCGCCCCGAAAGCGTGGTGATGCTGACCGTCAAGGCGGGCAAGTTCGAACTGGCCGGCGCGGCGAAGTAA
- a CDS encoding DUF1116 domain-containing protein: MSIRHHHPADAAGFDALVQVVPVLVDLVPAGDAFDFPARTLLHAGPPFDALASVPAAVFNSAAAAAVFEGWAVDREDALVRLRSGDLTLAAAQDYRCAVPLASVLSPSQFVQVVHDANRPDRRAFSSLNGGNGPALRLGLPTPNVVDHLRWLNGAFANAIRPGCRRGTALIPIADFALTMGDDLHGRTAAATARLVETLSSGNAWPSMATDFLDASPSFFLNLWMAATKCILSGAEGMQDCSLVSALGANGHQVGIQLAGRPGHWVRSPSSPPRGRLDAGITPQERLPAIGDSALIEASGLGAMGFEHSPPQRESFADFMSHPPAELARALLMAPHPAFARSKARFGLAARQAVASGHDLIVALGIIDIEGRRGRIGGGLWSSTPELFQRALEGLHPTPVHP; this comes from the coding sequence ATGAGCATTCGTCACCATCACCCGGCGGATGCCGCGGGCTTCGATGCGCTGGTGCAGGTGGTGCCGGTCCTGGTCGACCTGGTGCCGGCCGGCGATGCCTTCGACTTCCCCGCCCGCACGCTGCTGCATGCCGGTCCGCCGTTCGATGCCCTGGCATCGGTGCCGGCCGCCGTCTTCAACTCGGCCGCGGCTGCGGCGGTGTTCGAGGGCTGGGCCGTGGACCGCGAGGACGCCTTGGTGCGCCTGCGCTCGGGCGACCTCACGCTCGCGGCGGCGCAGGACTATCGCTGCGCGGTCCCGCTGGCCTCCGTGCTGTCGCCAAGCCAGTTCGTGCAGGTCGTCCACGACGCGAACCGTCCGGACCGCCGAGCCTTCTCGTCGCTCAACGGCGGGAACGGGCCGGCGCTGCGGCTTGGGCTGCCCACGCCGAACGTGGTTGACCACCTGCGGTGGTTGAACGGCGCGTTCGCGAATGCCATCCGGCCCGGCTGCCGACGCGGGACGGCGCTCATCCCGATCGCGGACTTCGCGCTGACGATGGGCGACGACCTCCACGGACGCACCGCGGCAGCCACCGCGCGGCTCGTCGAAACGCTGTCATCGGGCAATGCCTGGCCGAGCATGGCCACGGATTTCCTCGACGCATCGCCGAGCTTCTTCCTCAACCTCTGGATGGCCGCGACGAAGTGCATTCTTTCCGGCGCCGAGGGCATGCAGGACTGCAGCCTGGTGAGCGCGCTCGGCGCCAACGGGCACCAGGTCGGCATTCAGCTGGCGGGCCGCCCGGGCCACTGGGTGAGGTCGCCGTCGAGCCCGCCGCGCGGGCGGCTCGATGCGGGCATCACGCCGCAAGAGCGGCTGCCGGCCATCGGCGACAGCGCGCTCATCGAGGCCTCGGGCCTGGGCGCGATGGGCTTCGAGCATTCGCCGCCGCAGCGTGAGAGCTTCGCCGACTTCATGTCGCATCCGCCGGCCGAACTGGCGCGCGCGCTGCTGATGGCGCCGCACCCGGCCTTCGCGCGTTCCAAGGCCCGATTCGGCCTCGCGGCGCGGCAGGCGGTGGCGTCCGGCCATGACCTGATCGTCGCGCTCGGAATCATCGACATCGAAGGGCGCCGCGGCCGCATCGGCGGCGGCCTCTGGTCCTCGACACCCGAACTCTTCCAGCGTGCGCTGGAAGGCCTGCATCCCACACCTGTTCACCCTTGA